From the genome of Diorhabda carinulata isolate Delta chromosome 2, icDioCari1.1, whole genome shotgun sequence:
AATTTGACATCATTTATTTAAGTTAAATTTGTTTGTGATcgatatttatatgaaaaacgtatttcaataaaacaaaatattataaaagtgtGTATTAATGAATATCACGGTATGGGATACGATCTTTTGTTATTACTTCAATGTAAccctgaaatttttatttcgattacCGTTTGGACGAATTGTAGCCACTGAAATTTTAAACTAGTCccaaattaaataaactttgaCTTGCTAATAGAGTCGAAGGACATATTGGCGTTTAATTTTGCTCgcttttaataaaacattttttctattctccAGTTTTGATTATTAGATTAACTAAGTGAGGGACATTTTAATTGGTGTGTAGTGATTTATGCTGtattaattagaattttatataattaaatttaacaagcatttatttatcaaatattatgaaaaaaatctgcACCGAAAActtttcaactgaaaaaagaaGTTGCAAAGTAGTTGTGACGTTAATTTAATCCTCCTCTGCTTTCTgttaaaaagtggaaaaacgaaaagtttcaagaaattcaagaaattacgcaaatgaaattttacgtagaaaAGGTtttaaataactgaaaaacGTTCTgaattaatgagaaaatatgTGTCGTTATGAGATACTTTTTcagtttaataaaaagtttttttcctaaattctcCCAACAAgagttttgaataaaaagtttttttcaatttatcttttCATCGGTATCTCgttgttattaattttcttattgcAGTTCCTTCTTGGGCGATGGGTCCCAAAGGATGTCTATTGACTGAATTACCTTCGTTGACCGTCCTCTACATACCCGAACAGTCCTCCCTGGAGATGACGTCCGACTGCGGTCTTGACGGGACCAAGAGAATAGCTTGCAAAGGGAATGCGGTAAGATTCCTTATTCGCAATTTCATAAACTCCTGCATAACCCTGAGCGTTTACAAATTTAATCCCAGTCGTATGAAATATCGGTACATATTTATCGACTTTCCCTCGTATACTACGAATAAACTAAAGATGAGTTAAACTCGCGtctcaatattaaatattaaattaaaaaatgccGATATTATGTAGCTATCGaaataaatactataaatatattaaaacgaAAGTCAATCGTAtaatattgtacaaaaaatagtCTCGTCAGTGTTGtccttataaaaaaaaaacaataacaatacgTAACGACGAAGAAATAAAGACGTAAGATGTTGGTGAATGAGagataaaaaaagaaagcgTTAACTCTAGAAGACAAGTGATTGTAGTGTGTTCTTTGAGTTGTCAAGGAAACTATAGAGTTGGGAAAATCTCGACCTAATACagttatttgagtttttttgtcttttcataaataataataataaaaaattactatttattgctattatttattattcatttctcTTTTCAAGTAagatatattattgaattataattgtactggaatattcaatattttcatacagGATCGTGAGGAAATCTTAAAACAATTAACTTGCGCTATTTCTAACGAAGATTTCGAAGATAAATCCACGAAATCCTCAATACTAGCATCTACAGTTTCCTACACGCAAAGTGACAACAAAATAACCAAGATTTGGACGTCTAATACCATCGACGTCGATTACGGCATACCTACGAGACATCGAAGAGAAACCGAAGATACTTTGAGCGCTTCTTCGACGGATAGCACCGAGAAAATCACAACAACTCAAAGTTTCACAGGTAAATTAGTACTCTAAACCTATTCGACTTCATTATAAGTATAAGAAACGGTTATTTTCAAACTGTAATAAGTGTAAATAAAAACTCCCACCTCTACACACataatttttactgttttttttatgatacgTCTAGACAAACGATCTTTTGCGTTCGTAGTTGAAACTGAAGATGGCGTTGTTTTAATATTacagtttatttaattttctagtTGCCACGAATTATGATACGGAAGTGACGTCAAATCCAATTCCCGCTGCGTCAACTGTAATATCCAGTACTCAAACTACAACTCCCATCAGTACAACATCTGCTAAAACTATCGCCAAAACGAGTACTATTTCTTCTACGTCCGGTACAACTGAACAAATCACTCCTATAATCGAAGTAGAACATACCTATACAACCGTCACTGCCAGCTCCGAATCGAAAATGGTTAAAACTACCACTGAAAATGACGAAAAGGATATCGTCATTGAATACCCCAGCGCCATTAGTCAAGGACAATTGTTTAGTATCATAGAAAACGGTAAGTATTGTTTATTATAGATAACTATTATTGATAGAGAAGTAATCAAAGACGTACGCCATTATtcaattcatagaaaaatataaaacgcAGAAAGTGATCGCAGACATACGTTCGATTTAACTGATAGATAAATGTAAAACGTAGAGAACCTACTATCACAGACATACGTTTGATTTGACTTATAGATAAATGTAGAACATAGAGTAACAATCAAAGATATACGTTTAATTTACTTCATAGATAAACGTAAATCGTAGAAGAGTCATCACAGTTACAATTATGTGCATAGACAAAGTTTGATAATagagaaataataatagaaatatgtcgatttaaatgtgataaataaataatataataaataaaaagcgAGACAAATGAAGATAATACTAAAAGatacatttgtttttttatcacttgattaaataaacttaatattagcatttcatgttatttattgaatatataccTACTATATACCGGAAATTTGTTTGCAGGCACCATGTTCGATATAATCGAATTAAACGACACGAAATTGTTTCAACAGCAAACTACTTCAATTGCGGAGACAAAAACTTCAAAACCGTCGACGAAACTCGAACAATTAGACGAAAAGAAAACGAAGAACGCGGATTCGAAAGGCAAAGTTCCCACCAAGAaggaaatttacaaaaattccgATCCGAAGAAAAAGAATAATCAGAAGATAATAGAAgataaaaatgatcaaattgtCGTACCTAATGAAGAacggaagaaaaatgaaactaaCCTCAATGTTAAAAGATCGGCATTAAAAACGTTAGAAGCAATTCCGGACGAACGAAcagaagataaaaaagaagaacttgCAAGTAAAGAAGAATTGGATTTGAATAAACAAGTAGAAATAATTCCGTTGAAACAAACAATACAACCGGAACCAAAGGAAGATATAGAAACGAACCTATCGAAAGAAGACAGCATACAAACGCAGATAAACTTGGATCGAGAAATGGAAAACAAGGAAAGCATGGAGGAAATGGATCTGAATAAGGAAATCGAAATATTCCCGTTGGTGAACGACAAATCGCCGCATTTAAACAGAACTTTCAGAAAAGAACTGCCGATGATGGCGGACGAGCCTCCGTTCGAGCCGATCAACGGCGAAAACAAACTCGAACTAATGGATATAGACGAATTCGCCCCGGAAAACGAAACTAAAATCGATCCGaatatttatttactcaatAAAAACATCACCAAGAATAATGAGAGTGAAATTATAGAGATTTTAAAGAAACAACTACTTCCGAAATTATTGCAAAAGAAAAACGTATCAGTGGAAAAAGATGAATCGACAACTACCGTACCGGTAATTGCAGTCGACGAAATCGGTGAAAGACCGAGACCGAATAGACAGAGGCAATTGACGAGGCCGCACGGTAGATCGTTTTATCCGAATTTTTTTAGCAGGGTTTTGGGATGAACTACGAAAAATGTTAATTAGGAGTTGTCCACGAGGATGTTTGTTGattttggataaaaaagaagacgaaataGACAAGATTTATTCACaatataacatgaaaaaaactatttttatcacaaaatgctatatatttaaCGTCCTAAAAGTCAAAGTATCAATATTTCTAGTTAATTCATCAATCTagttctaaataaaataattacgtttttttttaaaataatttcaatactaTTAATACGATATTCGAGAAACATCTCGTATATATCAGTACTAAAAACAAAACCTTCAGATATCCCCTCGTAATATTTGTCATTACGTCACCTAAactataaaattgtgaatttttgaGTCTATTACGTTTTATAGATTATGATTTTAGTTGTAGTAAAATGAGCGTGTCTAGATTAATATAGATTTTAAGCTTCATGTtatgtaaaaaagaagaagagatttTGTTGACGTTTTTCGGAGATTAGATATTATTGTAGGTTTTATAGCACACATtgaaaacagaagaagaaagtTCGAAAAGCAGATTCAGTTAAATCTAGTAGTAGTAATATTTGAATAGTAGTTGAAATGTTACCCAAAGATAATAAGTTGTTTGGTATTGCTTAATcggatttatatttttcacgTACGTAATAAAAATATCACGTTAGTAGTATTTCGTAGATGTAGGTGTAAGctgttttcaaatttccaaatgGAACTGATTTTATCGTTATATTACAAGGTAttagtagaaaaatattattttgatgtttcaaatatcctgaaacaatttatttactACAACAATATAGCATAAATAATTCGCAATTTGAAAGTGCCGAACTTTAACATCTAATAATATTAAGTATTTCCATCATTATAGTaataaacttgtttttttatgtatacacTACACAGAACTAAGCTAATGCACGAGCACCGTCCTGCTTTATTAACCGTCCTATTTCGTAAATAATATACTGGGTGTCAACAATTAAATATACTTGTATTACTCAAatcaaacaccctgtatattatgaCTGGTGATATTTGGTATAGCTAAATAAGgctcaaatgaaataaatacttgGAAATGTCAAATGAAACGAATTTTcgaatgaaacaaataaatataattagagCCAGTTTagctcaaaattttatatatgttcGAGCACAATTATTATAGAtaatataattgtaaatatatgtTCTCTAATGTGCtaaatacattattaaaaaaaaaatttctttcatttcaaactatcctatcaaaattattttgaacgtTATTCCTGATTGCTATGTTCATTTTGATGCACATAAATCATATATACCAATGTGATTAACTAATAATCACCAAGAAAATACctctatttatattaagtttatcTATGATCGAGGTGATCTCTGATTGGTTGAAAATATACTGGTTAATAGTAGAAACAAATTCCATTGTATGCATCTAGACAACCTCGGTcacaaaattgattaattaaaaaaggCAACATTGCCaagtttttatcattattttgtgttagatttgaaattaaaatattgcaaagaaaaaataattgtggaaGTTGACTGTCTGATTACTTTATTGtggtttattttcaattaatatcaaacgtggttttttattaaaatttacatcAAAAAGCTTTGTTGTGGATagataaaatttggaaaataccACAAATTTCTTCATTGGAGCGAACGCAGCAACATTGTAAGAATACTTCGTtgtccaaaaaaattatgatgtgTGTTATCTAATCAATAAAATCGTTTACATGGGGAAAGGTAGGatagaaaaaaaacaagatgtttttagaaattttattacataaaaataacaataagaCTAGAcgtagaacaaaaataaataaatcgaaatacaaaaatatatagtagtAGGTACGCTCTgcagttttaaaatttcatatttcaatgataaaaattacttaTCGTATGCAcactgaatatattttaatacataattGGCGTGTCTACAAGGTGATTTGAAAATGGagaatatggaaaaataattatatattttaagcaCAACACTGTCAGTATAAATCTAATGCAAAGTATACTGAAACTTTTCTTTATCCCCTTGTAATACTAAAGGATTCATGTAAAAGTAAATTTAAGTATGAAGATCGACGATTTAGGTCCAAACAAGGCTTGTAGAATTACCCCAGTTAATAATTTGGGTTATTCTCTAAAGCCAAAATACGAGGGGATTTCaatagtaattttatttgaattaaaagtaaataaatgtcATAAgatcaaaacttatttttattctcattttgtcgatttttcgACAcatgatttcaatttttttcttcaaattccaAACATAAAAGTTACAATTTaaaactttgatttaattaaaaaaacaattttcatgaaACCGTCGCATCACTGAGATAAATTATCGACTATATTTTATAACCTTGTATAAAAGGTATTCCGGTACCGACTTTTTCTTGATAATCACAGTAATTTTGCCCAAAGAAATTCAATAACgttatttcttctatttctatcCTTGATTTGAAGAAGTACCAGCTTACCAGAGCGTAAACCGGTGTACAAACCGGATTCAAAagtaaaatctataaaaaaacatCCAATTCAAACATTTCCATAACTCAAATggtcataaaaaaaaacaaacctgGGTACCAATCGACCAATAAAACCACCCCACATAACTAGGATGTCTAAACCAACTATAAACTCCATATGTAACTAAAGTATGGTTACTAAACTTTTCACATTGCacctgtataataaaaaatataaatttttcaataattctctaaagaaaaaaaaatctactacCAAATGATTGAAGTTTGATCCAGCAGTCAACATTgcagtttttcttaataattccCCCAGAAAGCATATACCCAAACCAATATTTGATAACCAATAAATTTGCTTCAACcctaaaaaattcataaaatcccaccaaactattgaaaaaaaatcgagtaCTAACCTGGAAAAAAGTAACACTGGAGGAAAAATTCTAGCCAAGAAGAAAGTGCAGCTGCTATATATTGAGGACTGTGGTTGAGGACAAAGGAATCGGTAGATACAAATTTCGGTTGGACTAAACCTATAGCAATAAACTCGCTAAAATGGAAGAACGCCATCACACACATATAACCcccaaatattttgatatgagGAGGGGCAACTAGCCTTACAAACACTCCTAAGGCAAATAAATATCCTAAGAAGCTTGCTCTAACAgcaatctaaaaataaatttacacaTATCAAACTAATATGTTCGAATTTCAATTTATACCTCACctgaaatggaaaatatcctTTAAAGAATACTTTAACGATAATGCTAAGTATTACAGCAGTGGATGAAAACACTAACCCATTgatccaaatatttattaaattatagtataTCTGTATAAATCCGACTAGTCCTGCCAAAACTAATGATAAAAAGAAAGCTTTGAGACCTATTTGAACTTGAATGCAGATCATAGTTAcgtatttacataaaaaaatagctTTGAATTTAATATATCTGCAGAAAGGAAGCCTCTGGATACTGGAATATTATACTGTAGTGGTAAATCACATTGATTTCGTGCTATTTTTGATTAAAGTTGTTTTTAAAACGATATTTATTATCGCGTATGAATGCGCCATTAGGTAAACATTATGGGTAACTAAAATAAGAAATGatacacaaacaaataattcacTGACATTTACGTCAAATGTCAAGTACTTTTCCTCGAAGTTATTCAGCCAGGAGTAGTTCAaacgaaataatttatatttctttgggATATATTACACTGATTAGtactttttagtaaataattttattcaaaatgttaaaattaacTAGCAATAAATACGATTATTAGATATTAATGGTGTAATTCATTTGTCAAAATGGTTAAAACGATAGACGACCCATTATTCTATGACGTTTTAGTGTTCGAATCAAATGAAATGAACAGAGCTGGTGATACGAGGTGTAGTcaaaaggaataaaaattagaaagtgATGTTACGAGGTgtaccaaaatataaataaaattaaattgataagataacaaaaagaaaatatatctaCTTACCATTAGTTGAGAGGTAAAAAAGGACGattggaaaatgaaa
Proteins encoded in this window:
- the LOC130904219 gene encoding uncharacterized protein LOC130904219, which translates into the protein MALRRALLVLHVLASFVHFSTARAVNISNAWVLPEEGFPVFYRYFRDRISWYEADAVCQFHHSYLVTADSTSQYDAIRAYLKELDITDTVWIGLSKNADKPNFTWTNSLQPLSGEGHWQEAIPPSKNSQCIATDSAKDFLWETLTCGGPDVASFICEMPIPSWAMGPKGCLLTELPSLTVLYIPEQSSLEMTSDCGLDGTKRIACKGNADREEILKQLTCAISNEDFEDKSTKSSILASTVSYTQSDNKITKIWTSNTIDVDYGIPTRHRRETEDTLSASSTDSTEKITTTQSFTVATNYDTEVTSNPIPAASTVISSTQTTTPISTTSAKTIAKTSTISSTSGTTEQITPIIEVEHTYTTVTASSESKMVKTTTENDEKDIVIEYPSAISQGQLFSIIENGTMFDIIELNDTKLFQQQTTSIAETKTSKPSTKLEQLDEKKTKNADSKGKVPTKKEIYKNSDPKKKNNQKIIEDKNDQIVVPNEERKKNETNLNVKRSALKTLEAIPDERTEDKKEELASKEELDLNKQVEIIPLKQTIQPEPKEDIETNLSKEDSIQTQINLDREMENKESMEEMDLNKEIEIFPLVNDKSPHLNRTFRKELPMMADEPPFEPINGENKLELMDIDEFAPENETKIDPNIYLLNKNITKNNESEIIEILKKQLLPKLLQKKNVSVEKDESTTTVPVIAVDEIGERPRPNRQRQLTRPHGRSFYPNFFSRVLG
- the LOC130903335 gene encoding protein-S-isoprenylcysteine O-methyltransferase, with protein sequence MICIQVQIGLKAFFLSLVLAGLVGFIQIYYNLINIWINGLVFSSTAVILSIIVKVFFKGYFPFQIAVRASFLGYLFALGVFVRLVAPPHIKIFGGYMCVMAFFHFSEFIAIGLVQPKFVSTDSFVLNHSPQYIAAALSSWLEFFLQCYFFPGLKQIYWLSNIGLGICFLGELLRKTAMLTAGSNFNHLVQCEKFSNHTLVTYGVYSWFRHPSYVGWFYWSIGTQILLLNPVCTPVYALVSWYFFKSRIEIEEITLLNFFGQNYCDYQEKVGTGIPFIQGYKI